A region of uncultured Carboxylicivirga sp. DNA encodes the following proteins:
- the gldG gene encoding gliding motility-associated ABC transporter substrate-binding protein GldG, with product MKFNIKAITQILFLIAGLILLNLIASQWFFRIDLTSEKRHTLSSTSVNLLNDLPSEVLIKVYLGGDLNVGFQKLSRATKEMLEEFQSVGGKNIDFRFLDPNDGNADEKKALLEQLREYGFEPQPVFENAEDGRQIQSYVFPYALINFNDRIIGVNLLENLPGRGGAENLNISIESLEYKLTDAVRRLTSNEMPKIAFLEGHGELDELHVIEATDALSHYYQVDRGRLGTDVAILNDYKAVIVAKPSKSFSEKDKFILDQYLMNGGRLLYLIDAVNITLDSLRKEPQTLGLYNDVNLDDQLFRYGIRVNPVLVEDIQAGRILMNARPNGQPQLVPVPWLYSPLLTPSGDHPVTRNINMVRGDFTCTIDTVGSELNLKRTVLLTTSRYTKLNGTPVFVTMADFNKKPVQEEFSASFMPTAIIEEGVFTSVFQNRPVPKELNYASSKVRTSSLPTRLMVIADGDIIKNEVRFKESNPRITPLGYDEGSQQVYGNKDFIVNAVNYLCDDDGWMQLRGRHLTLRLLDRAKLSQGTAKWKWLNVGLPVVLVIFGSLLFIVIRKKRYGK from the coding sequence ATGAAATTCAATATAAAGGCTATAACTCAGATATTATTTTTAATTGCCGGATTGATTCTTCTCAATCTAATCGCATCTCAGTGGTTTTTTCGAATTGATTTAACTTCTGAAAAGCGCCACACTTTATCATCTACTTCTGTGAATCTGCTAAATGACTTACCTTCAGAAGTTTTGATTAAAGTATATCTTGGTGGAGATTTAAATGTTGGATTTCAAAAACTTTCTCGAGCGACAAAAGAGATGCTGGAGGAGTTTCAGAGCGTTGGGGGAAAGAATATTGATTTTCGTTTTCTCGATCCTAACGATGGAAATGCCGATGAGAAAAAAGCTTTATTAGAACAGCTTCGCGAATATGGATTTGAACCACAACCTGTTTTTGAAAATGCAGAAGATGGTCGTCAGATACAGTCTTATGTTTTTCCTTATGCCTTGATCAATTTTAACGATCGTATAATTGGTGTCAATCTATTAGAGAACCTGCCTGGTAGAGGAGGTGCTGAAAATCTGAATATTTCAATTGAAAGTCTCGAGTATAAACTTACTGATGCCGTTCGTCGATTAACATCAAATGAAATGCCAAAGATTGCTTTCCTCGAAGGACATGGAGAGTTGGATGAACTTCATGTTATTGAAGCTACCGATGCACTGTCTCATTACTATCAGGTAGATCGGGGACGATTAGGAACAGATGTGGCAATATTAAACGATTATAAGGCAGTTATTGTGGCTAAACCATCGAAATCTTTCTCCGAAAAAGATAAGTTCATTCTGGATCAATACCTGATGAATGGAGGTCGGTTACTTTATCTGATCGACGCTGTGAACATCACATTGGATAGTCTCAGAAAGGAACCGCAGACCCTTGGATTATACAATGATGTGAATCTTGATGATCAATTGTTTCGTTATGGTATCAGGGTTAATCCGGTTTTAGTTGAAGATATTCAGGCCGGACGAATTCTTATGAATGCTCGTCCGAACGGACAACCTCAATTGGTACCTGTACCTTGGTTATATAGTCCATTGTTAACTCCTTCTGGTGATCATCCGGTTACTCGAAATATCAATATGGTGCGTGGGGATTTTACATGTACTATTGACACTGTCGGTTCTGAACTTAATTTGAAAAGAACGGTGTTATTAACTACTTCGCGTTATACAAAGCTAAATGGTACACCTGTTTTTGTTACAATGGCTGATTTTAATAAGAAACCGGTTCAGGAGGAATTTAGTGCTTCTTTTATGCCTACAGCTATAATAGAAGAAGGTGTTTTTACATCCGTTTTTCAGAATAGACCAGTACCGAAAGAACTAAATTATGCATCATCTAAGGTTAGGACTTCAAGTTTGCCAACGCGATTAATGGTCATTGCTGATGGTGATATAATCAAAAATGAAGTACGTTTCAAAGAAAGTAATCCCAGAATTACACCATTGGGATATGATGAAGGCTCTCAGCAGGTCTATGGCAACAAGGATTTTATTGTGAACGCGGTTAACTATCTGTGCGACGATGATGGTTGGATGCAATTAAGAGGTCGTCATTTGACATTGCGATTGCTTGATCGTGCAAAATTATCTCAGGGCACAGCTAAATGGAAATGGTTAAATGTTGGACTACCTGTTGTTTTGGTAATATTCGGTAGTTTATTATTCATTGTTATCAGAAAGAAGAGATACGGTAAATGA
- the gldF gene encoding gliding motility-associated ABC transporter permease subunit GldF: protein MIALLKREISSFFSSITGALVVSVFLLITGLFIWVIPGDLNLIFGEYATLDSLFYIAPWVYLFLVPAVTMRLFADEKKSGTLDLLLTRPISSFEIVWAKFLAGLLVVIISLLPTFIYMFSVYQLGNPIGNMDMGGTWGSYIGLFFLATIYVAIGTFSSALSDNQIVAFVIAVVLSFVFYTGFDSVSGIQSLKGIAEAIRQLGIDAHYSSLSRGVVDSRDVVYFLSVVFAFLYSTKMVLSTKKN, encoded by the coding sequence ATGATAGCATTATTAAAACGCGAAATTTCTTCTTTTTTCAGTTCGATTACCGGAGCACTTGTGGTTTCGGTATTTCTGTTGATTACAGGTTTGTTTATTTGGGTTATCCCGGGGGACTTAAACCTGATATTTGGCGAATACGCTACATTGGATTCGTTGTTTTATATTGCCCCCTGGGTTTATTTGTTTTTAGTTCCGGCCGTTACCATGCGTTTGTTTGCTGATGAAAAAAAATCGGGTACCCTGGATTTATTATTAACCCGCCCTATTTCTTCATTTGAAATTGTTTGGGCTAAGTTTTTGGCAGGACTACTTGTAGTAATTATTAGTTTATTGCCAACATTTATCTACATGTTTTCGGTTTATCAATTAGGTAATCCGATTGGTAATATGGATATGGGAGGAACCTGGGGTTCATACATTGGATTGTTTTTTCTGGCAACAATATATGTTGCCATTGGAACATTCTCATCAGCCTTAAGCGATAACCAGATTGTTGCTTTTGTCATCGCAGTTGTACTTAGTTTTGTTTTTTATACTGGTTTTGATTCTGTCTCAGGTATTCAAAGTTTAAAAGGAATAGCTGAAGCTATCCGACAGTTAGGGATTGATGCTCACTATAGTTCGTTGAGTCGTGGAGTAGTTGACTCACGTGATGTAGTTTATTTCCTATCAGTAGTATTTGCCTTTTTGTATTCTACCAAAATGGTGTTGTCGACAAAGAAAAACTAA
- the lpxB gene encoding lipid-A-disaccharide synthase gives MRYYLIAGEASGDLHSSNLMKAIKEKDPKAEFRYWGGDLMKEQGGTLVRHYKDTAVMGAWDVLMNLGKIKKNFDLCQTDLMEYNPDVLILVDYAGFNLRMAKFAHQHNILVYYYISPKVWAWNQSRVKKIKASVDRMFTILPFETKFFEKHGVDVKYSGNPVLDAIHNRPNKNESFDTFIERNKLDNRPKVALLAGSRISEINYNLPDMLKMVDKFPQYQFVIAGAPSFGQKDYQPFIEGLDVAVVFQQTYELVQNARAALVTSGTATLETALLNCPQVVCYKMWGGGFTDFVAKKILIKVAYISLVNLILDKEAVKELFQKSFTLEKLENELKALLDDSPIRKQMLLDYEELHRIMGGPGSSLKTATLMLESLKIDKEK, from the coding sequence ATGCGATATTATTTAATTGCAGGTGAAGCTTCGGGCGATTTACATTCGTCTAATTTAATGAAAGCCATCAAAGAGAAAGATCCTAAAGCAGAATTTCGGTATTGGGGTGGTGATTTGATGAAGGAACAGGGAGGTACATTAGTTCGCCATTACAAAGATACAGCTGTAATGGGGGCATGGGATGTGTTGATGAATCTGGGTAAGATCAAAAAGAATTTTGATTTATGCCAGACTGATTTGATGGAATACAATCCTGATGTGCTTATTTTGGTTGATTATGCTGGATTTAACCTACGCATGGCAAAATTTGCGCATCAGCATAATATTTTGGTTTACTATTATATTTCTCCCAAAGTGTGGGCCTGGAATCAAAGCAGGGTAAAGAAGATAAAGGCTTCGGTAGATCGTATGTTCACCATTTTACCTTTCGAAACTAAGTTTTTCGAAAAGCATGGAGTTGATGTAAAGTATAGTGGTAATCCGGTATTGGATGCTATTCATAATCGGCCAAATAAAAATGAATCATTTGATACTTTTATTGAACGAAACAAGTTAGATAATCGTCCTAAAGTTGCATTGTTGGCTGGTAGTCGAATAAGTGAAATAAATTACAACCTGCCTGATATGTTGAAGATGGTGGATAAATTTCCGCAGTATCAGTTTGTGATAGCCGGTGCACCATCTTTTGGACAGAAAGATTATCAGCCATTTATTGAAGGTTTGGATGTAGCTGTTGTCTTTCAACAAACTTATGAATTGGTGCAAAATGCAAGAGCGGCCTTGGTTACTTCAGGTACGGCCACTCTGGAAACAGCTTTACTTAATTGTCCGCAGGTAGTGTGTTATAAAATGTGGGGTGGTGGATTTACCGACTTTGTTGCCAAAAAGATTTTAATAAAGGTTGCTTATATCTCACTGGTCAATCTTATTTTGGATAAAGAGGCAGTAAAAGAACTGTTCCAGAAATCGTTTACTCTGGAGAAGCTTGAGAATGAATTAAAAGCCTTACTGGATGATTCGCCTATTCGAAAACAGATGTTATTGGATTACGAAGAATTGCATCGTATTATGGGCGGACCCGGATCAAGTTTAAAAACAGCAACTTTAATGTTGGAATCATTGAAAATAGATAAAGAAAAATAG
- the surE gene encoding 5'/3'-nucleotidase SurE yields MKNKDKRKMQNASDGKPLILVTNDDGIKAGGLVALVNMLVEFGDVVVVAPNQSYSGMSHAITVNHPLYAKVVREKENLKVYKVNGTPVDCVKLAINQLLDRKPDLLVSGINHGANSSISLHYSGTMGAAREGALSQVPSIGLSLLDYSYEADFTEAVVYARKIIKKVLMKGLSVGAYLNVNVPEISPLKGLKVVRQANGKWKEDFIERTDPRGRTYYWLTGRFENLEPDATDTDEYVLSQGYVSVVPCKLDSTDHELIPQLKDYEL; encoded by the coding sequence TTGAAGAATAAAGATAAAAGAAAAATGCAAAACGCTTCGGACGGTAAACCCTTAATATTAGTAACTAATGATGATGGTATTAAGGCAGGTGGATTGGTTGCACTGGTAAATATGTTGGTTGAGTTTGGAGATGTGGTGGTGGTGGCACCTAATCAATCATACTCTGGTATGTCGCATGCCATTACGGTTAATCATCCTTTGTATGCAAAGGTAGTAAGGGAAAAAGAAAACCTGAAGGTTTATAAAGTGAATGGCACACCAGTTGATTGTGTTAAATTGGCAATCAATCAATTGCTTGACAGAAAGCCGGATTTACTGGTTTCTGGAATTAATCATGGAGCCAATTCGAGTATTAGTCTGCATTATTCAGGCACCATGGGTGCTGCCCGTGAAGGTGCTTTGAGTCAGGTTCCTTCCATAGGTTTGTCATTGCTGGATTATAGTTATGAAGCCGATTTTACTGAAGCAGTTGTGTATGCCCGTAAAATTATTAAAAAGGTTCTAATGAAGGGACTATCTGTAGGTGCATATTTGAATGTTAATGTTCCGGAAATATCTCCTTTAAAAGGCTTGAAGGTTGTTCGTCAGGCAAATGGAAAGTGGAAAGAGGACTTTATCGAACGTACAGATCCTCGAGGCAGAACGTACTATTGGTTAACCGGTCGTTTTGAAAACCTTGAGCCGGATGCTACAGATACAGATGAATATGTATTGTCTCAGGGTTATGTCTCGGTGGTGCCTTGTAAACTTGATTCAACAGATCATGAGTTGATTCCTCAATTGAAAGATTATGAATTGTAA
- the pheT gene encoding phenylalanine--tRNA ligase subunit beta, which produces MNISYNWLKNYLNIDLAPTKISEILTSIGLEVGSIEEIQSVKGGLEGLVIGEVLTCERHPNADKLSVTTVNVGGDEPLPIVCGAPNVAAGQKVVVATVGTVLYDGDESFTIKKSKIRGEASEGMICAEDEIGLGTSHAGIMVLPSDVQVGTLAKDYFKIENDTVFEVDLTPNRVDAASHYGVARDLAAYLKQSGEAVELTLPSIDEFKIENNNFPVTVTVENNEACPRYCGVTISDVKIGESPEWLQNRLKAIGLNPINNVVDVTNFVLHELGQPLHAFDGAITGNMVIVKTLADGTGFETLDDIKRELSDNDLMICNANEGMCIAGVFGGSKSGVSESTTKVFLESAYFNPVWVRKTAKRHTLSTDASFRFERGIDPNITVYALKRAALLIKEVAGGTISSEVTDIYPTPVQPFEVAITYKNVERLIGKEIGADRIKAIVTALEMEITEETAEGLKLAVPPYRVDVQREADVIEDILRIYGYNNIEMPNTVHSTIVYSQKPDDHKVKNRIANQLMSVGYNEIMCNSLTKADYYEGLESYSRNQVVELANPLSNDLNGMRQTLLFGGLESIQHNRNRRNSDLKFFEFGNCYSIKPESEKTDLNNYSEGQRLALFLTGNKTQANWNTAEQATSFFDLKNQIENILVRLGLSFDDFKEEDSASDLLGEGLAYNAGKTVIEFGTVNGKLLKAFDIDAPVYYAEIDWDMLLKKSAKKDIIFKEIPKFPEVKRDLALLLNKEVKFAQVKQIAFKTEKKLLKSVSLFDVFEGDKIGADKKSYAVSFILQDETSTLKDKQIDKIMNKLMSTYEHQLGAQIRK; this is translated from the coding sequence ATGAACATTTCATACAACTGGCTTAAAAACTATTTAAACATTGATTTAGCTCCGACAAAAATTTCTGAAATACTTACCTCTATTGGGTTGGAAGTCGGAAGTATTGAGGAGATTCAGTCTGTGAAAGGCGGATTGGAAGGTTTGGTAATTGGCGAAGTTCTTACCTGTGAACGTCACCCTAACGCTGATAAATTAAGTGTTACTACTGTTAATGTAGGAGGAGATGAGCCTCTGCCAATTGTTTGTGGCGCTCCCAATGTAGCTGCCGGTCAGAAAGTAGTTGTTGCCACTGTTGGAACAGTTTTGTATGATGGAGATGAAAGTTTCACTATTAAAAAATCCAAAATTCGTGGTGAAGCATCTGAAGGTATGATCTGCGCCGAAGATGAAATTGGATTAGGGACAAGCCATGCTGGTATTATGGTATTACCTTCTGATGTTCAGGTTGGAACTTTAGCTAAAGATTATTTCAAAATAGAAAATGATACCGTTTTTGAAGTAGACCTTACTCCTAACCGTGTGGATGCAGCATCACACTATGGTGTTGCCCGCGATTTAGCAGCTTACCTTAAACAAAGTGGTGAAGCTGTTGAATTAACTCTTCCTTCAATTGACGAATTCAAAATTGAAAACAATAATTTCCCGGTTACCGTAACCGTCGAAAACAATGAGGCCTGTCCTCGATACTGTGGTGTGACCATTAGCGATGTGAAAATTGGTGAGTCGCCAGAGTGGTTGCAAAACCGTTTGAAGGCTATTGGTTTAAATCCTATCAACAACGTGGTAGATGTTACCAACTTTGTTTTACATGAGTTAGGTCAGCCACTTCATGCTTTTGATGGAGCTATTACAGGCAACATGGTTATTGTAAAAACACTAGCTGATGGCACTGGATTTGAGACATTGGATGATATAAAACGCGAATTATCAGATAATGACCTGATGATTTGTAATGCTAATGAAGGAATGTGCATTGCCGGTGTTTTTGGAGGCAGCAAAAGTGGAGTAAGTGAATCTACTACCAAGGTATTTTTAGAAAGCGCTTATTTCAATCCGGTTTGGGTTCGTAAAACAGCCAAGCGTCATACATTAAGCACAGATGCCAGCTTCCGTTTCGAACGTGGTATCGATCCAAACATTACCGTTTATGCTCTTAAACGTGCTGCATTATTGATTAAAGAAGTAGCAGGTGGAACCATTTCAAGTGAAGTAACTGACATTTACCCTACTCCTGTTCAACCTTTTGAGGTAGCCATTACCTATAAGAATGTAGAACGCTTAATTGGTAAAGAAATAGGTGCAGATAGAATTAAAGCTATTGTGACTGCATTGGAAATGGAGATTACTGAAGAAACAGCTGAAGGTTTAAAATTAGCAGTTCCTCCATACCGTGTAGACGTTCAACGTGAAGCAGATGTAATTGAAGATATTTTAAGAATCTACGGATACAATAATATTGAAATGCCGAATACGGTGCACAGCACTATTGTGTATTCGCAAAAGCCCGATGATCACAAGGTAAAAAACCGTATTGCCAATCAATTAATGTCGGTTGGTTACAATGAGATCATGTGTAACTCATTGACTAAAGCAGATTACTACGAAGGTTTGGAATCCTATTCGCGCAACCAGGTAGTTGAATTAGCTAACCCTTTAAGTAATGATTTGAATGGCATGCGTCAGACATTATTATTTGGTGGTTTGGAATCAATTCAGCACAACCGTAACCGTAGAAATTCAGATCTTAAATTTTTCGAATTCGGTAATTGCTACTCCATTAAACCGGAATCAGAAAAAACAGATCTAAATAATTATAGCGAAGGTCAGCGTCTGGCGCTATTTCTTACCGGAAATAAAACACAAGCCAACTGGAACACTGCTGAACAAGCAACCAGCTTCTTTGATTTAAAGAATCAGATTGAAAATATCCTGGTTCGATTAGGATTGTCGTTCGATGATTTTAAAGAAGAAGATTCAGCTTCTGATTTATTAGGCGAAGGATTGGCTTATAATGCAGGTAAAACTGTTATTGAATTTGGTACAGTAAATGGCAAACTATTAAAAGCATTTGATATTGATGCCCCAGTTTATTATGCCGAAATTGATTGGGATATGCTTTTGAAGAAAAGTGCCAAGAAAGATATCATCTTCAAAGAAATTCCAAAGTTCCCTGAAGTAAAACGTGACCTGGCATTACTACTAAATAAAGAAGTAAAGTTTGCCCAGGTAAAACAAATTGCCTTTAAAACAGAAAAGAAACTTTTGAAGAGCGTTTCCTTATTCGACGTATTTGAAGGAGATAAGATTGGAGCTGATAAAAAATCATATGCAGTTAGCTTTATTCTTCAGGATGAAACATCAACGCTAAAAGATAAGCAAATTGATAAGATTATGAATAAGCTAATGTCGACCTACGAACACCAGTTAGGTGCACAGATTAGAAAATAA
- a CDS encoding O-acetyl-ADP-ribose deacetylase, whose translation MIQLMQTDITQLKVDAIVNAANSSLLGGGGVDGAIHRAAGPELLKECRNLNGCPTGEAKITKGYNLPSRFVIHTVGPVWHGGNDNEATLLANCYYNSLLLAQKHKLNSIAFPNISTGVYGYPKSLAADIAINSVRNFVESNNVPNEIIFAIFDIENYRIYEAKLYD comes from the coding sequence ATGATACAGTTAATGCAAACCGATATCACCCAACTAAAGGTAGATGCCATAGTAAACGCAGCTAACTCTTCATTATTAGGAGGTGGAGGTGTCGACGGTGCCATACACCGTGCAGCAGGCCCTGAATTACTAAAAGAATGCCGAAATCTGAATGGTTGTCCTACGGGAGAAGCTAAAATAACTAAAGGATACAACTTACCGTCCAGATTTGTTATACACACTGTAGGTCCTGTATGGCATGGAGGAAATGATAATGAAGCAACATTACTTGCCAATTGTTACTACAACAGTCTATTATTAGCACAAAAACATAAACTGAATTCAATTGCTTTTCCAAATATTAGTACAGGAGTTTATGGTTATCCTAAATCATTGGCTGCAGATATTGCCATAAACTCTGTAAGAAATTTTGTAGAATCAAATAATGTACCGAATGAGATTATTTTTGCAATATTTGATATTGAAAATTACAGGATATACGAAGCTAAGCTTTATGATTAA
- a CDS encoding C1 family peptidase has product MKVLITLLMGLFSVAIIAQDKSEGYQFETIYDLDATCVKDQYRSGTCWSFSGLGFFESEMIRLGKNPANLSEMFVVRHCYSDKAEKYVRLHGSLNFAGGGAFHDVVYVLKKYGMVPEEVYSGLNYGEKNHVHGEMDEVLKGYVDGVLKNKNKKLSTAWKNGFEGILDAYLGELPESFEVEGKTYTPQSYVKEAMGINPDDYIQVSSYSHHPFYSKFIIEVPDNWMWGEVYNVPLDDLMSVFENSLKNGYTVGWAADVSERGFSYRNGLAIVPESNIEELADSEQSKWEAMTEAERQKRLYSFEEPVTEMKITQEVRQEAYDNYETTDDHGMQITGMVKDQNGTIYYKVKNSWNTNNKYEGYLYASDAFVRYKTMSIMIHKDALTKELKKKLGIK; this is encoded by the coding sequence ATGAAAGTATTAATTACATTATTAATGGGATTATTTTCTGTAGCTATAATTGCACAGGATAAATCCGAAGGATATCAATTTGAGACAATCTATGATCTGGATGCGACTTGTGTAAAAGACCAATATCGTTCAGGAACCTGTTGGAGTTTTTCTGGATTAGGCTTTTTTGAGTCAGAGATGATCCGATTGGGTAAGAATCCAGCAAACCTTTCTGAAATGTTTGTGGTTCGTCACTGTTATTCTGATAAGGCGGAAAAATATGTACGCTTGCATGGATCATTAAATTTCGCCGGTGGAGGTGCTTTTCATGATGTGGTTTACGTTTTGAAGAAGTACGGTATGGTGCCGGAAGAAGTGTACTCAGGACTAAATTATGGAGAGAAGAATCACGTTCATGGTGAGATGGATGAAGTATTAAAAGGGTATGTTGATGGTGTTTTAAAGAATAAGAACAAAAAATTATCTACAGCCTGGAAAAATGGTTTCGAAGGAATTCTGGATGCTTATTTGGGTGAGTTGCCAGAATCTTTTGAAGTAGAAGGTAAAACATACACGCCTCAAAGCTATGTGAAAGAAGCTATGGGAATTAATCCTGATGATTATATTCAGGTTTCATCTTATTCACATCATCCATTCTATTCAAAGTTTATTATAGAAGTGCCTGACAACTGGATGTGGGGCGAAGTATATAATGTGCCATTAGATGATTTAATGAGTGTTTTCGAAAATTCATTGAAAAACGGTTATACTGTTGGGTGGGCTGCTGATGTGAGTGAAAGAGGTTTTTCATATCGAAATGGATTAGCTATCGTTCCTGAAAGTAATATTGAAGAATTGGCAGATTCAGAACAGTCTAAGTGGGAAGCGATGACAGAAGCAGAGCGTCAAAAAAGATTGTATAGTTTTGAAGAGCCTGTAACCGAAATGAAAATTACCCAAGAGGTTCGTCAGGAGGCATATGATAACTATGAAACAACTGATGATCATGGAATGCAGATTACCGGTATGGTAAAAGATCAGAATGGAACCATTTATTACAAGGTTAAAAATTCATGGAATACCAATAATAAATACGAAGGTTATTTGTATGCTTCAGATGCGTTTGTTAGGTATAAAACCATGTCAATAATGATTCATAAGGATGCTTTAACTAAGGAATTGAAAAAGAAATTAGGGATTAAGTAA
- a CDS encoding glycoside hydrolase domain-containing protein yields MDRKNVMNRINIIILLALFFTACYNQRPALEIYTYEEAQIISGAEDPLWENTGRGLHASFGSTDIRYPKDQVPMEIVVKDMELSAWRGERVNMQLVLWTVSDLKQVECVWQPLVNESGDSIITDYINTRFIRYVIADEYKNGCGLRSNDVETAHLEPDVLDNLSAMDMSGKTVRPVWICIDVPQTAKPGIYSSSVKIYSKMNSPQELRIKLNVQDRTIPSIVNREFHLNLKQNPLVIALWHDVKPWSDEHFEAMKPYMQLLAKSGQKSVSCLLYEGVSEDVTFNTPTSMIKWSKTSEGRWKFDFSILERWIQFMESMGIDKHINLYSILPLNKQLFYRNEINGSNTLVSLQEDSEARRKILKAYFSNLSQFLSEQGWMDKTSIVIEDKNQENLADFIYWMRKYEPEFQITLITKRYRPELLDSVQHLGLSAQYITAESMIEMKKTDDTKTSLTIDCMLERPNLFTFSSPSEAAWFGWFAAAHRLDGLYYSGFNDWTADPLIDGRTSHAPSGANSLIYPDCRSSVRFEKLMEGIQDYEKLNILEKDLNTMQLEELHKLQSRFTVHRMDDNEAAIVVRKGREIINRLSDL; encoded by the coding sequence ATGGATAGAAAAAATGTAATGAACCGAATTAACATCATCATACTTCTTGCTTTATTTTTTACAGCATGTTACAATCAACGTCCTGCATTAGAAATTTATACATATGAAGAAGCTCAAATAATTTCTGGAGCTGAAGATCCACTATGGGAAAATACAGGGAGAGGTTTACATGCTTCATTCGGATCGACTGATATTCGTTATCCAAAGGACCAGGTGCCGATGGAGATTGTTGTTAAAGATATGGAACTGTCAGCCTGGAGAGGTGAACGTGTAAATATGCAATTAGTTTTGTGGACGGTTTCGGATTTAAAGCAGGTTGAATGTGTTTGGCAACCATTAGTGAATGAGTCTGGAGATAGTATTATAACTGATTATATTAACACGCGTTTTATACGTTATGTTATTGCAGATGAGTATAAAAATGGATGTGGACTTCGTTCAAACGATGTTGAAACTGCTCATCTTGAGCCTGATGTGCTAGATAACCTATCTGCAATGGATATGTCAGGTAAAACTGTTAGACCAGTTTGGATATGTATTGATGTTCCGCAAACTGCGAAACCAGGTATTTACAGTTCATCAGTTAAGATTTACTCAAAAATGAATTCACCACAAGAGTTGAGGATAAAACTAAATGTTCAGGATAGAACAATACCTTCAATTGTCAATCGTGAGTTTCATCTCAATCTTAAGCAAAATCCATTAGTAATTGCCTTGTGGCATGATGTTAAACCATGGAGTGATGAGCATTTTGAGGCTATGAAACCTTATATGCAACTATTAGCCAAATCGGGACAGAAGAGTGTAAGCTGTTTATTGTATGAAGGGGTAAGTGAAGATGTTACTTTTAATACTCCAACATCAATGATTAAATGGTCAAAGACAAGTGAAGGTAGATGGAAGTTTGATTTCAGTATACTTGAACGATGGATTCAGTTTATGGAGTCAATGGGGATAGATAAGCATATAAATCTGTATTCAATTTTACCATTAAATAAGCAATTGTTTTATCGCAATGAAATAAATGGTTCCAATACACTTGTCTCGTTACAGGAGGATAGTGAGGCAAGAAGAAAAATATTAAAGGCCTATTTTTCAAATCTTAGTCAGTTTTTGAGTGAACAAGGTTGGATGGATAAAACAAGTATTGTTATTGAAGATAAAAATCAGGAGAATCTTGCCGATTTTATTTATTGGATGAGAAAATATGAGCCTGAATTTCAAATTACTTTAATTACCAAAAGGTATCGTCCTGAACTGCTGGATAGTGTTCAGCATTTGGGACTGTCAGCTCAATATATTACAGCTGAGTCGATGATTGAAATGAAGAAGACCGATGATACCAAAACAAGCCTTACTATTGACTGTATGTTGGAAAGACCTAATTTGTTTACCTTTTCTTCTCCATCAGAAGCTGCTTGGTTTGGTTGGTTTGCTGCTGCTCATCGTCTTGATGGATTATATTATTCAGGATTTAATGATTGGACTGCAGATCCTTTAATTGATGGAAGAACTTCCCATGCTCCTTCCGGAGCGAACTCACTTATATATCCTGATTGTCGCAGTTCAGTACGATTTGAAAAACTGATGGAAGGCATTCAGGACTATGAAAAATTAAATATTCTTGAAAAAGACTTAAATACTATGCAATTGGAGGAATTGCATAAACTCCAGTCACGTTTTACAGTGCACCGAATGGATGATAATGAAGCGGCTATTGTTGTTCGTAAAGGCCGTGAAATTATTAATCGTTTATCTGATCTGTAA